The following proteins come from a genomic window of Lycium ferocissimum isolate CSIRO_LF1 chromosome 4, AGI_CSIRO_Lferr_CH_V1, whole genome shotgun sequence:
- the LOC132054213 gene encoding elicitor-responsive protein 3 yields MKGGLLEVFVVSARGISHSNIIGKPSYYVIVECGSQSYKTKISSGNPKEILWNEKFKFALPANNLEERNYLKLKIMDEEFFSAGGFVGETRINLKGVILEGNEKGFIEVLPVAYNVVLEDDTYKGEIKVGLRFNPSNVCIFYKFFHNCNLYTITLPLPIYVVPFGSYKSF; encoded by the exons ATGAAAGGAGGACTCCTTGAAGTTTTTGTTGTGAGTGCCAGAGGCATTAGCCACTCCAACATTATTG GAAAACCGTCGTATTATGTGATTGTGGAATGTGGATCTCAATCCTACAAAACCAAAATTTCCTCAG GTAATCCAAAGGAAATTTTGTGGAATGAGAAGTTTAAGTTTGCATTGCCAGCTAACAATTTAGAAGAACGTAACTaccttaaattaaaaattatggACGAAGAATTCTTTTCAGCTGGTGGATTTGTCGGTGAAACAAG AATTAATCTGAAAGGAGTTATTCTGGAGGGGAATGAAAAGGGATTCATTGAAGTTCTACCAGTTGCTTATAATGTGGTGCTTGAAGATGACACATACAAAGGGGAGATAAAAGTTGGACTAAGATTCAATCCAAGCAATGTATGCatcttttataaattttttcataattgCAATTTGTATACTATTACTCTCCCGcttccaatttatgtggtaccGTTCGGATCATATAAgtccttttaa
- the LOC132054214 gene encoding serine/threonine-protein kinase VIK-like, with protein MVHFDKQMLPQRMEPGGPYRLLHCSGLGDKEGVIQELEKGVEPNLVDYDKRTALHLASSEGCAEIVVLLLKKGADVNSIDRWGRTPLSDARNFGHEDVCKILEAHGGYDPLGDSDTPCCIIGHGEVDMKNATLIGEGAYGEVYLVKWRGTEVAAKTIRASIASNPMVRNAFLKELALWQKLRHPNIVQFLGVLKQSDRLIFLTEYLRNGSLYDQLRKKGRLDPLTAVAYALDIARGMNYLHQHKPHAVIHRDLTPRNVLQDEAGRLKVTDFGLSKIAQQKDSYGYKMTGGTGSYRYMAPEVYRRESYGKSVDVFSFALIVHEMFLGGPSNREDSPEQVADKTAYEDYRPHLASYIFPEQIKTLLRECWHKNPDRRPSFQEIIDRLEKIHGTMQEKIVLGTCCSCMIL; from the exons ATGGTACATTTTGATAAGCAGATGCTACCTCAAAGAATGGAACCAGGAGGTCCTTATCGTCTTCTGCACTGTTCAGGTCTTGGTGACAAAGAGGGTGTGATACAAGAGCTTGAAAAGGGAGTGGAACCCAATCTGGTTGACTATGATAAGAGAACAGCACTTCATTTAGCTTCCTCTGAAGGTTGTGCAGAGATTGTTGTTCTACTTCTTAAGAAAGGAGCTGATGTAAACTCCATAGATCGCTGGGGCCGAACT CCACTCTCTGATGCCCGTAACTTTGGTCACGAGGATGTCTGCAAGATTCTAGAGGCACATGGTGGATATGATCCG TTGGGTGACTCTGATACACCATGTTGTATAATTGGTCATGGTGAAGTGGACATGAAGAATGCAACTCTAATTGGAGAA GGTGCATATGGTGAAGTTTATTTAGTAAAGTGGCGAGGTACAGAAGTTGCTGCAAAAACTATTCGTGCTTCCATTGCATCGAACCCAATGGTGAG GAATGCTTTTCTGAAGGAACTGGCATTGTGGCAAAAGTTGCGCCATCCCAATATTGTGCAGTTTCTCGGCGTTCTAAAGCAATCTGATCGATTAATCTTCCTTACTGAGTATCTTCGAAAT GGAAGCTTGTATGACCaattgagaaagaaaggaagacttgaTCCACTGACAGCAGTTGCTTATGCATTAGATATTGCAAG AGGAATGAATTATCTACATCAGCATAAGCCTCATGCTGTTATCCATAGGGATTTGACTCCTAG AAATGTATTGCAGGATGAAGCAGGGCGTCTTAAAGTCACAGACTTTGGACTCAGTAAAATTGCACAACAGAAGGATTCTTATGGTTACAAAATGACTGGAGGGACTGGATCAT ATCGATACATGGCTCCAGAAGTTTACCGTCGAGAATCATATGGGAAGAGTGTTGATGTCTTTTCATTTGCTCTAATCGTCCACGAG ATGTTCCTAGGAGGACCATCAAATAGGGAGGACTCCCCAGAACAAGTGGCAGATAAGACAGCATACGAAGATTATCGGCCACATCTTGCTTCATACATATTTCCTGAGCAAATCAAGAC GCTGCTTCGTGAATGCTGGCACAAGAACCCTGATCGTAGACCCTCATTTCAAGAAATAATTGATCGGCTTGAGAAAATCCATGGGACCATGCAAGAGAAGATAGTGTTGGGAACGTGCTGTAGCTGTATGATATTATAA